From the genome of Deinococcus sp. JMULE3, one region includes:
- a CDS encoding FAD-linked oxidase C-terminal domain-containing protein: MSTEKLALTTNSSARKPASAGGASNALAADLTRALGPRKVLSNLSERLNYRYDAIQFGATPLAVVLPESTEDVVVAVRAARAAGVPIVGRGAASGLSGGAAPLEPGLVISFTRMTRLTIHPERREATAQAGVVTLAVTEAARPHGLIYPPDPASFRTSTIGGNLAENAGGPMCFKYGVSGDYVRALEFVDAAGEVHRLTRDVFDLAGLLIGSEGTLGLITEATLRLIPPPRFTRTLMAHFPEVGACAEAVSRAIAAGAVPSKLEFMDRACTNAVEDYLHLGLPRDAEAVLLVDTDGEDLDTVQDELRLVEDACVASGGTVRRAATDEEGAQLWRARRSVSPALGRIRPQRMNEDIVVPRSALPDVVREIRALGDASPLRLVQFGHIGDGNLHPNILFDPRTEDAHAVHDLAHRIALVAIRHGGVLSGEHGIGSMKRDFMTDAVDPGTMQALRGVKRALDPSGALNPGKILPAEGVDG, encoded by the coding sequence GTGAGCACCGAGAAACTGGCGTTGACCACGAATTCCTCTGCTCGTAAACCTGCGTCGGCTGGGGGCGCATCCAACGCCCTCGCGGCTGACCTGACCCGCGCGCTGGGGCCGCGCAAGGTGCTGTCGAACCTGTCCGAGCGGCTGAACTACCGCTACGACGCCATCCAGTTCGGGGCGACGCCGCTGGCGGTCGTGCTGCCCGAAAGCACCGAGGACGTCGTGGTGGCGGTCCGGGCGGCGCGGGCGGCGGGCGTGCCCATCGTGGGGCGCGGCGCGGCGAGTGGCCTGTCGGGCGGCGCGGCCCCGCTGGAGCCGGGGCTGGTGATCTCGTTCACGCGCATGACCCGCCTGACCATCCACCCCGAGCGGCGCGAGGCGACCGCGCAGGCGGGCGTGGTCACGCTGGCCGTGACCGAGGCCGCCAGACCCCACGGGCTGATCTATCCGCCGGACCCGGCGAGTTTCCGCACGAGCACCATCGGCGGGAACCTCGCGGAGAACGCGGGCGGCCCGATGTGCTTCAAGTACGGCGTGAGCGGCGACTACGTCCGCGCGCTGGAGTTCGTGGACGCGGCCGGCGAGGTGCACCGCCTGACCCGCGACGTGTTTGATCTGGCGGGCCTGCTGATCGGCTCGGAGGGCACGCTGGGATTGATCACCGAGGCGACGCTGCGCCTGATTCCCCCGCCCCGCTTCACGCGGACGCTGATGGCGCACTTCCCGGAGGTCGGCGCGTGCGCGGAGGCGGTCAGCCGCGCCATCGCGGCGGGCGCGGTGCCCAGCAAGCTGGAATTCATGGACCGCGCCTGCACGAACGCCGTCGAGGACTACCTGCACCTTGGGCTGCCCAGGGATGCGGAGGCCGTGCTGCTGGTGGACACCGACGGCGAGGACCTGGACACCGTTCAGGACGAGCTACGGCTGGTCGAGGACGCCTGCGTCGCCTCGGGCGGCACGGTGCGCCGCGCGGCGACGGACGAGGAGGGCGCGCAGCTGTGGCGGGCGCGCCGCTCGGTGTCCCCCGCACTGGGCCGCATCCGCCCGCAGCGCATGAACGAGGACATCGTCGTGCCCAGATCGGCCCTGCCGGACGTGGTCCGCGAGATCCGCGCGCTGGGCGACGCCAGCCCCTTGCGGCTGGTGCAGTTCGGGCACATCGGGGACGGGAACCTGCACCCGAACATCCTGTTCGACCCCCGCACCGAGGACGCGCACGCCGTGCATGATCTGGCGCACCGCATCGCGCTGGTCGCCATCCGGCACGGCGGGGTCCTCAGCGGCGAGCACGGCATCGGCAGCATGAAACGCGACTTCATGACCGACGCCGTGGACCCCGGCACCATGCAGGCCCTGCGCGGCGTGAAACGCGCCCTCGACCCGAGTGGCGCGCTGAACCCCGGCAAGATTCTTCCTGCGGAAGGAGTGGATGGTTGA
- the glcF gene encoding glycolate oxidase subunit GlcF, with translation MNNDIPVQALGGQGEVMAHAVDACVHCGFCLPACPTYALLGDEMDSPRGRIVLMKEVLEGGLPLADAAPHLDRCLGCQACVTACPSGVPYGELITAFRGWSEPQRQRSALDRSKRWAILKALPAPRLFSVAARVGQFAKPLAPVLPAALRGPLDLLPESVPAMQPSAKVTPARGMQRGRVAFLVGCAQQALAPNFNAATLRVLARNGIEVVIPDGQGCCGAAALHTGARDEALKLVRANLNAFNPDDFDAILSNAAGCGAGLKEYPMVLHGEPDETRAKAFAAKVMDISEYLNTLLQNGELEPPVPASRPLTVAYHDACHLAHAQGVRAAPRALLRHIPGVSVLEVPEGDLCCGSAGTYNLEQPDLAGQLGARKAKNILSTTPDLIASGNIGCHTQIQSHVRRQGSPTPVLHTIEILDRAYRGEL, from the coding sequence ATGAACAACGACATTCCCGTGCAGGCCCTGGGCGGCCAGGGCGAGGTGATGGCGCACGCCGTGGACGCCTGCGTGCACTGCGGCTTCTGCCTGCCCGCCTGCCCCACGTACGCGCTGCTGGGCGACGAGATGGACAGCCCACGCGGCCGCATCGTCCTGATGAAGGAGGTCCTAGAGGGTGGCCTGCCGCTGGCGGACGCCGCGCCGCACCTCGACCGCTGCCTGGGCTGTCAGGCGTGCGTGACCGCCTGCCCCAGCGGCGTCCCGTACGGCGAACTGATCACGGCGTTCCGTGGCTGGAGCGAACCGCAGCGTCAGCGCAGCGCGCTTGACCGGTCGAAACGCTGGGCGATCCTCAAGGCCCTGCCCGCCCCGCGGCTGTTCAGCGTGGCGGCGCGCGTGGGGCAGTTCGCCAAGCCGCTCGCGCCCGTGCTGCCCGCCGCGCTGCGCGGCCCGCTGGACCTGCTGCCGGAATCCGTGCCCGCCATGCAGCCCAGCGCGAAGGTCACGCCCGCGCGTGGCATGCAGCGGGGCCGGGTGGCGTTCCTGGTCGGGTGCGCGCAGCAGGCGCTCGCGCCGAACTTCAACGCGGCGACCCTGCGCGTCCTGGCCCGCAACGGGATCGAGGTCGTCATTCCCGACGGGCAGGGCTGCTGCGGCGCGGCCGCGCTGCACACTGGCGCGCGCGACGAGGCGCTGAAACTCGTCCGCGCTAACCTGAACGCCTTCAACCCGGACGACTTCGACGCGATCCTCTCCAACGCCGCCGGGTGCGGCGCAGGCCTCAAGGAATACCCGATGGTCCTGCACGGCGAACCCGACGAGACCCGCGCGAAAGCCTTCGCGGCGAAGGTCATGGACATCAGCGAGTACCTGAACACGCTCCTCCAGAACGGCGAACTGGAACCCCCCGTCCCCGCCAGCCGCCCGCTGACGGTCGCATACCACGACGCCTGCCACCTCGCCCACGCGCAGGGCGTCCGCGCCGCCCCCCGCGCCCTGCTGCGGCACATCCCCGGCGTGAGCGTGCTGGAGGTCCCGGAAGGCGACCTCTGCTGCGGCTCGGCCGGCACGTACAACCTCGAACAGCCCGACCTGGCCGGGCAGCTCGGCGCGCGCAAGGCGAAGAACATTCTCTCTACCACGCCCGATCTGATCGCCAGCGGCAACATCGGCTGCCACACCCAGATCCAGAGTCACGTGCGCCGCCAGGGCAGCCCCACGCCCGTCCTGCACACCATCGAGATCCTCGACCGGGCGTACCGGGGGGAGCTGTGA
- a CDS encoding LLM class flavin-dependent oxidoreductase: MSVPSPLPLSVLDLVPVPLGSSAAESVEAALAYAKAAEDAGFTRYWVAEHHNMGALASSVPLAVLAAASQRTSRIRLGSGGVMLPNHAPLAVAEGYRLLSALAPDRVDLGLGRAPGTDGRTARALRGAQGLMEESFERQLSDLIAFGTGQYPAGHPFAGTVAAPAGEGLFPPLWILSSSGYGAHVAAKAGAGLAFAWHINPDTAQARAAADAYRRAFEPSDAFPEARVIVAASVVTAPTAEEAEELSLPLGLMFLRLTRGESAPYPTVAEAKAYPYTPQERALADSMRRRAIIGDPTTVAARLHALARDTAADELIISLNIPDAAQRRDTLKLVMDAVRAQETRELTPA; this comes from the coding sequence ATGAGCGTTCCCTCTCCCCTGCCCCTGTCCGTGCTTGACCTTGTCCCCGTGCCGCTGGGGTCCAGCGCCGCCGAGTCGGTCGAGGCCGCCCTGGCGTACGCGAAGGCCGCCGAGGACGCCGGGTTCACGCGCTACTGGGTGGCCGAGCACCACAACATGGGCGCGCTGGCGTCCAGTGTGCCGCTGGCAGTCCTGGCCGCCGCGTCACAGCGGACCAGTCGCATCCGCCTGGGCTCGGGCGGCGTGATGCTGCCCAACCACGCGCCGCTGGCCGTCGCGGAGGGCTACCGGCTGCTCTCGGCCCTCGCACCCGACCGGGTGGACCTCGGTCTGGGCCGCGCCCCAGGCACGGACGGCCGCACCGCCCGCGCGCTGCGGGGCGCACAGGGCCTGATGGAGGAGTCCTTCGAGCGGCAACTCTCGGACCTGATCGCCTTCGGCACCGGGCAGTACCCGGCCGGGCACCCCTTCGCGGGCACGGTGGCCGCCCCGGCAGGCGAGGGGCTGTTCCCCCCGCTGTGGATTCTGAGCAGCAGCGGCTACGGCGCGCACGTCGCCGCCAAAGCGGGCGCGGGGCTGGCGTTCGCGTGGCACATCAACCCGGACACCGCGCAGGCCCGCGCCGCCGCCGACGCGTACCGCCGCGCCTTCGAACCCTCCGACGCGTTCCCCGAGGCGCGCGTGATCGTCGCCGCGAGCGTCGTCACCGCCCCCACCGCCGAGGAAGCCGAGGAGCTCAGCCTCCCGCTGGGCCTGATGTTCCTGCGCCTCACGCGCGGCGAGAGCGCCCCCTACCCCACCGTCGCCGAGGCCAAGGCCTACCCCTACACCCCGCAGGAACGCGCACTGGCCGACTCCATGCGACGGCGCGCCATCATCGGCGACCCCACCACCGTCGCCGCGCGCCTGCACGCCCTGGCGCGCGACACGGCCGCCGACGAACTCATCATCAGCCTGAACATCCCCGACGCCGCCCAGCGCCGCGACACCCTGAAACTCGTCATGGACGCCGTCCGCGCGCAGGAAACCCGGGAGCTCACGCCCGCCTGA
- a CDS encoding MFS transporter produces MQATLNTTRHAAAIAVAVTAGHFINDAYSAMLTPLTPALQAKYGVSIAAVTFLGSIYSLTSSVLQPVLGILGERLDRRYAAALGPLMTGIGLTLMGFVPWFGALILLVAVAGLGSGFFHPAGAAYVAQHSPPDRRGLWASLFSAGGTAGMALGPVFAGVGLTHLPWFALIGVVIAAITFAVTPSGVQKAKRIPLRDYAGIFRGPLVWLWAMAVLRSLASMGYNAMLPFMLLARGFGAREVAITLAVYSVASAIGGIVGGRLSDRLGRVTVLRGAILTTIPFFALLILSSPAHWWFYPLTFIVGAAVNASIPVGVVTAQEYAPGHVAVASSIMMGFSWGFAGLLVFLVGALADATSPTTAALAALSLLIPSAIIAARLPEPQKVQFS; encoded by the coding sequence ATGCAGGCCACCCTGAACACCACCCGCCACGCCGCCGCCATCGCGGTCGCCGTGACCGCCGGGCACTTCATCAACGACGCGTACAGCGCCATGCTCACGCCCCTCACGCCCGCGCTGCAGGCGAAGTACGGCGTCAGTATCGCCGCTGTCACGTTCCTGGGCAGCATCTACTCCCTGACGAGCAGCGTCCTCCAGCCCGTGCTGGGCATCCTCGGCGAGCGTCTCGACCGCCGCTACGCCGCCGCGCTCGGACCCCTCATGACCGGGATCGGCCTGACCCTGATGGGCTTCGTGCCGTGGTTCGGGGCGCTGATCCTGCTCGTCGCGGTCGCCGGGCTCGGCAGCGGCTTCTTCCACCCCGCCGGGGCCGCGTACGTCGCGCAGCACAGCCCCCCCGACAGGCGCGGCCTGTGGGCCAGTCTGTTCAGCGCGGGCGGTACGGCAGGCATGGCCCTCGGCCCCGTGTTCGCGGGCGTGGGCCTCACGCACCTGCCGTGGTTCGCGCTGATCGGCGTCGTGATCGCCGCCATCACGTTCGCCGTCACGCCCAGCGGCGTGCAGAAGGCCAAACGGATTCCCCTGCGCGACTACGCGGGCATCTTCCGGGGACCCCTCGTGTGGCTGTGGGCCATGGCGGTCCTGCGCTCGCTGGCCAGCATGGGCTACAACGCCATGCTCCCGTTCATGCTCCTCGCGCGTGGCTTCGGGGCGCGCGAGGTCGCCATCACGCTCGCCGTGTACTCCGTCGCCAGCGCCATTGGCGGCATCGTCGGCGGACGACTCAGCGACCGCCTGGGCCGCGTCACCGTCCTGCGCGGCGCGATCCTCACCACCATCCCCTTCTTCGCGCTGCTGATCCTCTCCAGCCCCGCCCACTGGTGGTTCTACCCCCTGACGTTCATCGTGGGCGCCGCCGTGAACGCCAGCATCCCCGTCGGCGTCGTCACCGCGCAGGAGTACGCGCCCGGCCACGTCGCCGTCGCCAGCTCAATCATGATGGGCTTCTCCTGGGGCTTCGCGGGCCTCCTCGTGTTCCTCGTCGGCGCCCTCGCGGACGCCACCAGCCCCACCACCGCCGCCCTCGCCGCGCTGAGCCTCCTGATCCCCAGCGCGATCATCGCCGCGCGCCTACCCGAACCGCAGAAGGTGCAGTTCAGCTGA
- a CDS encoding NADH:flavin oxidoreductase/NADH oxidase, which produces MTEGPLLFQPLKLRDVTLPNRVVVSPMCMYSAQGGLANDFHLVHLGQYALAGTGLIIAEATAVSPEGRISPEDLGLWEDRQIAPLGRVTDFVHAQGGVIGVQLAHAGRKASTYAPWRGRGAVPPERGGWDVIGPDTNAYNDSFPQPHAMTGEDISGLVGAFRQAARRAEIAGFDVVEIHAAHGYLLHQFLSPLSNSRTDEYGGTFENRTRLVLEVTRAVRDVWPHHKPLFVRLSATDWAPGGWDESQTVVLAGLLAREGVDVLDLSSGGLTPAQQITPAPGYQTPFAAQVKAAVPDLTVMTVGMIDTPERAEGLLRNGDADLIALARPMLGDPHWIQAAARDLGAAHPLPAPYARGTRTT; this is translated from the coding sequence ATGACTGAAGGTCCCCTGCTGTTCCAGCCGCTGAAACTCCGCGACGTGACGCTGCCCAACCGCGTCGTCGTGTCGCCCATGTGCATGTACTCCGCGCAGGGCGGACTGGCGAACGACTTCCATCTGGTGCACCTGGGCCAGTACGCGCTGGCCGGGACGGGCCTGATCATCGCCGAGGCGACCGCCGTCAGCCCGGAGGGCCGCATCAGCCCCGAGGACCTGGGCCTGTGGGAGGACCGGCAGATCGCGCCGCTGGGCCGCGTGACGGACTTCGTGCACGCGCAGGGCGGAGTGATCGGCGTGCAGCTGGCCCACGCGGGCCGCAAGGCCAGCACGTACGCCCCCTGGCGCGGGCGCGGCGCGGTGCCGCCCGAGCGCGGCGGGTGGGACGTGATCGGCCCGGACACCAACGCCTACAACGACTCGTTCCCGCAGCCGCACGCCATGACCGGGGAGGACATCTCGGGCCTCGTGGGAGCATTCCGGCAGGCCGCCCGACGCGCCGAGATCGCCGGATTCGACGTGGTCGAGATCCACGCCGCGCACGGGTACCTGCTGCACCAGTTCCTCTCGCCCCTGTCGAACAGCCGCACCGACGAGTACGGAGGCACGTTCGAGAACCGCACGCGCCTCGTGCTGGAGGTCACGCGCGCCGTGCGCGACGTCTGGCCGCACCACAAGCCGCTGTTCGTGCGCCTCAGCGCCACCGACTGGGCCCCCGGCGGCTGGGACGAATCGCAGACCGTCGTGCTGGCCGGACTGCTGGCCCGCGAGGGCGTGGACGTGCTGGACCTCAGCAGCGGCGGCCTGACCCCGGCGCAGCAGATCACGCCCGCGCCCGGCTACCAGACGCCCTTCGCCGCGCAGGTGAAGGCCGCCGTGCCGGACCTGACCGTCATGACCGTCGGCATGATCGACACCCCCGAACGCGCCGAGGGCCTCCTGCGAAACGGGGACGCCGACCTGATCGCCCTGGCCCGCCCCATGCTGGGCGACCCGCACTGGATTCAGGCCGCCGCGCGTGACCTGGGCGCGGCGCACCCGCTGCCCGCCCCGTACGCGCGCGGCACCCGCACCACCTGA
- a CDS encoding ABC transporter permease encodes MRRYLRLVRIFVGATLSAQLEYRANFLGAVLASLGEVGVALLGISVLFGQPGVTQVGGWSFREALLVTGFFMLTEGVISVFIQPNMSKIAEAVRTGNMDFTLLKPIDAQFNVSTRNLNVLRFPDLLIGLGLIGYAASGLEVTSGGALAAAVLYGSAVVIVYCIYLGLSTTAFWFVKTQNVTELFSGVFGAARFPVAAFPVPVRFVLTFVLPVAFITTVPAQALTGALGGGLALASPLIAAALFLGTRLFWRYAVASYTSASS; translated from the coding sequence GTGAGGCGGTACCTGCGGCTGGTGCGCATCTTCGTGGGGGCGACCCTGTCGGCGCAGCTGGAGTACCGGGCGAACTTCCTGGGTGCGGTGCTGGCGAGTCTGGGTGAGGTGGGGGTGGCGTTGCTCGGCATCAGCGTTCTGTTCGGGCAGCCGGGCGTGACGCAGGTGGGCGGCTGGTCGTTCCGGGAGGCACTGCTGGTGACGGGCTTCTTCATGCTGACCGAGGGGGTGATCAGTGTGTTCATCCAGCCGAACATGTCGAAGATCGCGGAGGCGGTGCGGACCGGGAACATGGATTTCACGTTGCTGAAGCCCATCGACGCGCAGTTCAACGTGAGTACCCGGAACCTGAACGTGCTGCGCTTCCCGGACCTGCTGATTGGGCTGGGATTGATCGGGTACGCGGCGTCCGGGCTGGAGGTCACGTCGGGCGGGGCGCTGGCGGCAGCGGTGCTGTACGGGTCGGCGGTGGTGATCGTGTACTGCATCTACCTGGGCCTGAGCACGACGGCGTTCTGGTTCGTGAAGACGCAGAACGTCACGGAGCTGTTCAGCGGGGTGTTCGGCGCGGCGCGCTTCCCGGTGGCGGCGTTTCCGGTGCCGGTGCGGTTCGTGCTGACGTTCGTGCTGCCCGTGGCGTTCATCACGACGGTGCCCGCGCAGGCGCTGACGGGCGCGCTGGGCGGGGGGCTGGCGCTGGCGTCCCCGCTGATCGCGGCGGCGCTGTTCCTGGGCACCCGCCTGTTCTGGCGGTACGCGGTCGCGAGTTACACCAGCGCGAGCAGCTGA
- a CDS encoding ABC-2 family transporter protein has translation MAEYRAEVVIWMLSGTLSLVMMLVWMAQAAAAPGGQIRGYSAPEFATYFLSTWLVSQLLVVWVSHELDFQIRQGTLSPQLLRPVDPMWLHVASHVAERLVRIVPLLVMVGVFTWLSGASFTREWWAYPAALGLAALGFSVRFLYEYAIGLLAFWTESSASFQEVVWLVYAALGGMFAPLAFYPEWVQRVAVWTPFPYMLGLPAQLLAGKATLAQAGRGALVLLVWLAVFWVVRLIVWRVGLRKYGAVGA, from the coding sequence ATGGCCGAGTACCGCGCCGAGGTCGTCATCTGGATGCTGTCGGGCACGCTGTCCCTGGTCATGATGCTGGTGTGGATGGCGCAGGCGGCCGCCGCGCCCGGCGGGCAGATCCGCGGGTACAGCGCGCCGGAGTTCGCCACGTACTTCCTGTCCACGTGGCTGGTGTCGCAGCTGCTGGTGGTGTGGGTGTCGCACGAACTGGACTTCCAGATCCGGCAGGGGACGCTGTCGCCGCAGCTGCTGCGCCCGGTGGACCCCATGTGGCTGCACGTCGCGTCGCACGTCGCCGAGCGGCTGGTTCGGATCGTGCCGCTGCTGGTCATGGTGGGCGTGTTCACGTGGCTGTCCGGCGCGTCCTTCACCCGCGAGTGGTGGGCGTACCCGGCCGCGCTGGGGCTGGCGGCGCTGGGCTTCAGCGTGCGGTTCCTGTACGAGTACGCGATCGGCCTGCTGGCCTTCTGGACCGAGAGCAGCGCGTCCTTCCAGGAGGTCGTGTGGCTGGTGTACGCCGCGCTGGGCGGCATGTTCGCGCCCCTGGCCTTCTACCCGGAGTGGGTGCAGCGCGTCGCCGTCTGGACGCCGTTCCCGTACATGCTGGGCCTCCCCGCGCAACTCCTGGCCGGGAAGGCCACGCTGGCGCAGGCCGGGCGCGGCGCGCTGGTTCTCCTCGTGTGGCTCGCGGTGTTCTGGGTGGTGCGCCTCATCGTCTGGCGCGTCGGCCTCCGCAAATACGGCGCGGTCGGCGCATGA
- a CDS encoding ATP-binding cassette domain-containing protein, which translates to MTGDRGGVGDAAVRVRDLRKGYVVHEKEPGFLGSLRSFVSRKSRVVEAVRGVSFDLAPGEVVGFLGPNGAGKTTTLKMLSGLLHPSGGEVRVAGFEPGRRENAFLRQITLVMGQKQQLIWDLPALDSFLVNQAIYEIPDAQFRATMAEFTEVLGLEGILKKQVRKLSLGERMKCELAAALLHRPKVLFLDEPTIGLDVNMQESVRAFVQDYNARYGATVMLTSHYMADVTALARRILVIDRGEVVFDGDLARLAEQGGGGKTVRLQLRRPATPEELGRFGSEVRVDGLSAELTVPRALVSERAAALLAELDVADLTVEDPSIESVMASLFGARAAQPERTPEPV; encoded by the coding sequence ATGACGGGCGATCGGGGTGGGGTGGGGGACGCGGCGGTGCGGGTGCGTGACCTGCGCAAGGGGTACGTGGTGCATGAGAAGGAACCGGGATTCCTGGGGAGCCTGCGGTCGTTCGTGAGCCGCAAGTCGCGCGTGGTGGAGGCGGTGCGCGGCGTGTCGTTCGATCTCGCGCCGGGCGAGGTGGTGGGGTTCCTGGGGCCGAACGGGGCGGGGAAGACCACGACGCTGAAGATGCTGTCGGGCCTGCTGCACCCGTCGGGCGGCGAGGTGCGCGTGGCGGGCTTCGAGCCGGGGCGGCGGGAGAACGCGTTCCTGCGGCAGATCACGCTGGTGATGGGGCAGAAGCAGCAGCTGATCTGGGACCTGCCGGCGCTGGATTCGTTCTTGGTGAATCAGGCGATCTACGAGATTCCGGACGCGCAGTTCCGGGCGACGATGGCGGAGTTCACGGAGGTGCTGGGTCTGGAGGGCATCCTGAAGAAGCAGGTGCGGAAGCTGTCGCTGGGCGAGCGGATGAAGTGCGAGCTGGCGGCGGCGCTGCTGCACCGCCCGAAGGTGCTGTTCCTGGATGAGCCGACGATCGGGCTGGACGTGAACATGCAGGAGTCGGTGCGGGCGTTCGTGCAGGACTACAACGCGCGGTACGGGGCGACGGTGATGCTCACGAGTCATTACATGGCGGACGTGACGGCCCTGGCCCGCCGCATCCTGGTGATCGACCGGGGTGAGGTGGTGTTCGACGGGGACCTGGCGCGCCTGGCCGAGCAGGGCGGCGGCGGGAAGACCGTGCGCCTGCAACTGCGCCGCCCCGCGACGCCCGAGGAGCTGGGCCGCTTCGGGTCGGAGGTGCGCGTGGACGGCCTGAGCGCCGAACTGACGGTGCCTCGTGCGCTGGTCAGTGAACGGGCGGCGGCGCTGCTGGCGGAACTGGACGTGGCGGACCTGACGGTGGAGGACCCGAGTATCGAGAGCGTGATGGCGTCCCTGTTCGGCGCGCGGGCCGCGCAGCCGGAACGCACCCCGGAGCCCGTGTGA
- the rpiA gene encoding ribose 5-phosphate isomerase A, with product MDLEALKHEAALRAVALVKSGDRVGLGTGSTAKYAIEEIGRKLAAGELTGVVGVATSEASDVLARQVGIPVEPLDPRPLDIAIDGADEIAPNLDLIKGLGGALLREKLTEVQARRFIVIADHTKLVEHIGEKSALPIEIARFGFLSTIERLRAILPAGRLRQPGAQPYVTDNGNYIFDAQIPAGTDIAALERQLKGTLGVVDTGLFLGMAERAFVAAPNGVTELTPR from the coding sequence ATGGATCTGGAGGCGTTGAAGCACGAGGCGGCCCTGCGCGCCGTGGCCCTCGTGAAGAGTGGGGACCGGGTGGGCCTGGGGACGGGCAGCACCGCGAAGTACGCCATCGAGGAGATCGGCCGGAAACTCGCGGCGGGTGAACTGACGGGCGTGGTGGGCGTGGCGACCAGCGAGGCGAGTGACGTGCTGGCCCGGCAGGTGGGCATTCCCGTGGAGCCGCTCGACCCGCGTCCGCTGGATATCGCGATTGACGGTGCGGACGAGATCGCGCCGAACCTCGACCTGATCAAGGGGCTGGGTGGGGCGCTGCTGCGCGAGAAGCTGACCGAAGTGCAGGCGCGGCGTTTCATCGTGATCGCGGACCACACGAAACTGGTGGAGCACATCGGCGAGAAGTCGGCGCTGCCCATCGAGATCGCCCGTTTCGGGTTCCTGAGCACCATCGAGCGCCTGCGCGCCATCCTCCCGGCGGGGCGGTTGCGGCAGCCCGGCGCGCAGCCGTACGTGACGGACAACGGGAATTACATCTTCGACGCGCAGATTCCCGCCGGGACGGACATCGCGGCGCTGGAACGCCAGCTGAAGGGCACGCTGGGCGTCGTGGACACCGGGCTGTTCCTGGGTATGGCCGAGCGGGCCTTCGTGGCCGCCCCGAACGGCGTGACCGAACTGACGCCCCGCTGA
- a CDS encoding peroxiredoxin, whose amino-acid sequence MSDSVQVPVVGEAFPAFTLLDAAGQAHSLADFAGRYVVLYVYPKDDTPGCTREACDFRDNALLREHGAAILGVSADDADSHARFAEKFSLPFPLLSDPGAAFLRSIGSYGTKNMYGKVTEGIKRQTFLIGPDGRLVKSWLAVKVDGHADHVAAAIEKDRAAKGVK is encoded by the coding sequence ATGAGTGATTCGGTGCAGGTTCCGGTGGTGGGGGAGGCGTTCCCGGCGTTCACGTTGTTGGACGCGGCGGGGCAGGCGCATTCGCTGGCGGATTTCGCGGGGCGGTACGTGGTGCTGTACGTGTACCCGAAGGACGACACGCCGGGGTGCACGCGGGAGGCGTGTGATTTCCGGGACAACGCGCTGCTGCGTGAGCATGGCGCGGCGATTCTGGGTGTGAGTGCGGATGACGCGGACAGTCACGCGCGGTTCGCGGAGAAGTTCAGCCTGCCGTTCCCGCTGCTGAGTGATCCGGGCGCGGCGTTCCTGCGCTCCATCGGGTCGTACGGGACGAAGAACATGTACGGGAAGGTGACGGAGGGCATCAAGCGGCAGACGTTCCTGATCGGCCCGGATGGTCGGTTGGTGAAGTCGTGGCTGGCGGTGAAGGTGGACGGTCACGCGGATCACGTGGCGGCCGCCATCGAGAAGGATCGCGCGGCGAAGGGTGTGAAGTGA
- a CDS encoding DUF402 domain-containing protein, translated as MKRKVFDLSGWARVTRHTQTVLHVPGHIIVDFVAHDVIRPLDVPIPGRDGLRRVLDSGYRWVRAHPTTGDGTPGSSLTMQLDPTGRPVQYYIDLHGGEGWHDSGHPWHDDLYLDVIGHPAEHDPWTVAATAIIDGDELDEAVTQGLITPAQADATWTHARHVEAQLQAGTYPPVHVLKRYLEDPYT; from the coding sequence ATGAAACGGAAAGTCTTCGACCTGAGCGGCTGGGCGCGCGTCACCCGGCACACCCAGACCGTCCTGCACGTCCCCGGACACATCATCGTGGACTTCGTCGCGCACGACGTCATCCGGCCCCTCGACGTGCCCATCCCCGGCCGGGACGGCCTGCGCCGCGTCCTGGACAGCGGGTACCGCTGGGTGCGCGCCCACCCCACCACCGGGGACGGCACGCCCGGCAGCTCCCTGACCATGCAACTCGACCCTACCGGGCGACCCGTGCAGTACTACATCGACCTGCACGGCGGCGAAGGCTGGCACGACAGCGGGCACCCCTGGCACGACGACCTGTACCTCGACGTGATCGGCCACCCCGCCGAACACGACCCCTGGACGGTCGCCGCCACCGCGATCATCGACGGGGACGAGCTCGACGAAGCCGTCACCCAGGGCCTCATCACGCCCGCCCAGGCCGACGCCACCTGGACACACGCCCGCCACGTCGAAGCGCAACTCCAGGCGGGCACCTACCCACCCGTACACGTCCTGAAACGCTACCTGGAAGACCCGTACACCTGA